Proteins encoded together in one Porites lutea chromosome 2, jaPorLute2.1, whole genome shotgun sequence window:
- the LOC140926611 gene encoding uncharacterized protein, which produces MCGSEMNWVRRGDRSDGYIWECRRQINGKRHRCERSIREGSWFENANMTIEEVLKFTYWWCQDLNQWQIKQQLGLGSHTAVDWDMFCREVCEVALFDGREKIGGPGKLVQIDESKIGKRKYHRGHVVEGQWVFGGIEEDSRKCFIATVEDRTEETLLNLIKEWIEPGTTIVSDCWKGYVNLSKHGYIHKTVNHSVEFVNEEGFHTNKIEGHWRQMKAKLPTHGRKKEHYSSYLAEFKWRYIHSGEDLWKVFLNDIKKIYKFE; this is translated from the coding sequence ATGTGTGGATCGGAAATGAATTGGGTTCGGCGGGGAGACCGATCCGATGGCTACATCTGGGAATGTAGAAGGCAGATTAATGGTAAGCGGCATAGATGTGAGAGGAGCATCAGAGAAGGAAGTTGGTTTGAAAATGCGAACATGACAATTGAAGAGGTGTTGAAATTTACGTACTGGTGGTGCCAGGACTTAAACCAGTGGCAAATTAAACAACAGCTTGGACTTGGCTCGCACACAGCGGTTGACTGGGACATGTTTTGTCGTGAAGTATGTGAGGTGGCATTGTTCGATGGAAGGGAGAAAATTGGCGGTCCAGGGAAACTGGTTCAGATTGATGAAAGCAAAATTGGAAAGAGAAAGTACCATCGTGGACATGTAGTGGAGGGTCAGTGGGTTTTTGGCGGCATCGAGGAAGATTCACGAAAATGTTTTATTGCGACCGTAGAAGACAGGACAGAGGAAACTTTGCTAAATCTAATCAAAGAATGGATTGAACCAGGAACAACAATTGTGTCCGATTGCTGGAAGGGGTACGTAAATCTTTCAAAACATGGGTACATCCATAAGACAGTAAACCACTCCGTGGAGTTCGTTAACGAGGAGGGTTTCCATACAAACAAGATCGAAGGGCATTGGCGGCAAATGAAAGCGAAGCTTCCGACGCACGGTCGTAAAAAAGAACACTACTCATCATACCTAGCTGAGTTCAAATGGCGATATATCCACAGTGGAGAAGATTTGTGGAAGGTGTTTTTAAATGACAttaagaaaatttacaaatttgaataa